The genomic stretch CATAAACATAAAAAACGATTAAAATCAGAGGTATTTTGTCATTCAAATGTTCTTTAATTATCTTTAAAGCATTATAAACTTGCTTTTTTACCGTTCCTTCAGAAATATTGAGTTTTTCTGCAATTTGTCGATGGGTCAGATTGTTCTTTCTGCTTAAATTAAATATTTCCCTCATCTTCTTCGGCAAAGAGTTTATTGCTTTTTCAATGGCAAATTCCATTTTTGTTAAGTCGATATTTGATTCAACATTCGTAATCATGGAGCTTTGATAATACTCCGACATTGACGTTATATCAGTATATTTTTCTATATTTTTTTCAATAATCCGTAAGCTGATATAACGGGCAACCATGTATAAATATCCGGCTAAAGTATTTTTTATTACGATTGAATTTCTTTTTTGCCATAAAGTGCTGAAAACTTCCTGAACAACATCTTCTGCGTCACTTTCCGATTTAAGTATTTTCATTGCATTGCCGTAAATAGAAGCCCAATGCCGGTTGTAAATTTCATTAAATGCCGTTTCATCATTTTTTGCAATGAACGACAACAGCTCCATATCATTGTAAGATTTATAATCCGGCATAAAATTTTGCTATTCGTGAAAATATGCATAAAAGTATAATTTTTAAGCATTTCAATGGATTTTCCATTTTTGACCTTCGACTCGGAAATTGAAATTTCCGAATTGAAATCCTTTACAATCGTTTTGCTCAAACTGGACCGGTTAATTGTAAGTTTCTAAGAAAGGAGGGTAAAGCAATGATGATGTTTGTCAGTTATTGGTCTTGGTCTTTCAGTTGGAAAGTTCGGTCGGGGTCAGTCCGAATTGCCTTTTAAATGCATAGGAAAAATGTGATAACGTTTCAAAGCCCAATTCCAAATAAATATCTGATGGTTTTTGTTTTTTCTTTTCAAGAAGAAAATGGGCTTCCTGCAAGCGTTTCCGCACAAGCCAACGATTTGGCGTTTCATTAAAGGTTTCTTTGAAATCACGTTTAAATGCAGATAAACTTCGTCCTGTCAAATATGCGAAACGTGCAACGCTCACATTGAATTTAAAGTTGCGGTTCATAAATTCTTCAAGGTTTATTTTTTCGGGAATGCCGTAATCAAAAAACAAACCTGCGAGTTCGGGCTGCGCTTGTAATAAAATCAGCAACAATTCTTCACGCTTTACGTCAGCAAAGGGTTTTGCGATTTTGGCGTGGTCGTAATAAGGTAATAACGATTGAATAAAATTCGGCAGTAAATCATTTTTCTTTATAGGAATCAATGTTTCGTTTGATTTGAATATTGTCGCCTGTATGTTATACTTTTTCTGAAATTGTTTAAGAAAGATTTCATCGAAAAATACAAATACTTTTTCAAGTTCGTTATTCACTTTTTCTTTGTTGTAACGCGCCAAACGATTTTTTCGTGCAAGTCCACAATCGCCTGTTTTGAATGTATAGGTTTTACTTCCGTCATACACATTCATTATTCCTTTTATCACATAAGCGAAAGTATGCTCCGCAATAAATTGTTCGGGCGAAATTTCTTTGCCCACATAGTGCATTTGTGTTGTAGAATCTTTCATTTTACTGCAACGAATTTATCAACTTTTGCCTTCGCTTTTTAATATTTCTATCTACCAGCTTTGCG from Arachidicoccus sp. BS20 encodes the following:
- a CDS encoding RNA polymerase sigma factor; this encodes MPDYKSYNDMELLSFIAKNDETAFNEIYNRHWASIYGNAMKILKSESDAEDVVQEVFSTLWQKRNSIVIKNTLAGYLYMVARYISLRIIEKNIEKYTDITSMSEYYQSSMITNVESNIDLTKMEFAIEKAINSLPKKMREIFNLSRKNNLTHRQIAEKLNISEGTVKKQVYNALKIIKEHLNDKIPLILIVFYVYDIVF
- a CDS encoding helix-turn-helix domain-containing protein; translation: MKDSTTQMHYVGKEISPEQFIAEHTFAYVIKGIMNVYDGSKTYTFKTGDCGLARKNRLARYNKEKVNNELEKVFVFFDEIFLKQFQKKYNIQATIFKSNETLIPIKKNDLLPNFIQSLLPYYDHAKIAKPFADVKREELLLILLQAQPELAGLFFDYGIPEKINLEEFMNRNFKFNVSVARFAYLTGRSLSAFKRDFKETFNETPNRWLVRKRLQEAHFLLEKKKQKPSDIYLELGFETLSHFSYAFKRQFGLTPTELSN